Sequence from the Enhydrobacter sp. genome:
CCGCTCGGCGAAGGCCTCGGCCAGGCGGTCGGCCAGCGCCTTCAGGAGGATGTCAGAATAGTCGTCGTTGTCGGCGCGGAAGCGCGCGAGATGCTCGTCGATGCCGTGGCCCGCCGTCACGGCGAAGCCGCCGATCCAGTCGGCCCTGGGCGAGATGAAGTCCGCCAGGCACATGTTGGCGCGTGGGCTGCGCTTCTCGATCTGCTGGCGCAGGAAGAAGAGCCGTGAAACCTCCTTCGTGAAGGTGTCGTCCTCGAACAGCACGACGTCGTCGCCTTCGCGGCGGCACGGCCAGAATCCGACCACGCCCTTCGCCGTCAGCCACTTCTCGCGCACGATGCGGTCGAGCATCTTGCGCGCGTCGCTGTAGAGCTTCTTCGCACTTTCGCCGACGACGGCGTCGTCAAGGATCGAGGGCCACGTGCCGGCCAGCTCCCAGGCGCGGAAGAACGGCGTCCAGTCGATGCGCTCGACCAGCTCGTGCAACGGATACTCCGAGAAGAGGCGCGTGCCGGTGAAGGCCGGCCGCGGCGGCTCGTAGCCCGACCAGTCGATGCGGAAGCCGTTGGCGCGCGCGGCGGCGAGCGGCACCAGCTTCTCCTGGCCGCGGTCGGCACGCTCGATCCGGATCGCCTCGTATTCGGCCGCCACCCTGTCGGCGAAATCCCGGGCCTGGGCGCCCGACTCGGAGGTGAGCGCCGTGCAGACGCCGACGGCGCGCGAGGCGTCGAGCACGTGCACCGTGGTGCCCTCGTAGCGCGGCGCGATCCTGAGCGCGGTGTGGACCTTGGAGGTGGTGGCGCCGCCGATCAGCAGCGGCACCTTGAAGCCCTGCCGCGTCATCTCCTCGGCGACCGTCACCATTTCGTCGAGCGAGGGCGTGATCAGGCCACTGAGCCCGATCATGTCGACCTTGTTGTCGTTGGCGGCCTTCAGGATCTCCTGGAACGGCACCATGACGCCGAGATCGATGACCTCGAAGTTGTTGCACTGGAGCACCACGCCGACGATGTTCTTGCCGATGTCGTGGACGTCGCCCTTGACCGTCGCCATGACGATCTTGCCCTTGGGCTTCGACGTCTCGGTCTTTTCGGCCTCGATGTAGGGCAGGAGGTGCGCGACCGCCTTCTTCATCACGCGCGCGCTCTTCACCACCTGCGGCAGGAACATCTTGCCGGCGCCGAACAGGTCGCCGACTACGTTCATGCCGGCCATCAGCGGCCCTTCGATCACCTCGATCGGCCGCGCGATCTGCCGGCGCGCCTCCTCGGTGTCGGCGACGACGAACTGGTCGATGCCCTTGACGAGCGCATGCTCGAGCCGCTTCTCGACCGGCCAGGAGCGCCATTCGGCGTCCCGTGTCTCGACCGTTTCGCCGGTGCCCTTGTACTTGGGGGCGAGTTCCAACAGCCGTTCCGTCGCGTCGGATCGGCGGTTGAGGATGACGTCCTCGCAGGCGTCGCGCAGCTCGGCCGGAATCTGATCGTAGACCTCAAGCTGGCCGGCGTTGACGATGCCCATGTCCATGCCCGCCTGGATGGCGTGGTAGAGGAACACCGAATGCATCGCCTTGCGCACCGGCTCGTTGCCGCGGAACGAGAAAGAA
This genomic interval carries:
- the metH gene encoding methionine synthase; the encoded protein is MAERTATFINIGERTNVTGSAKFKKLILEGDYAAAVEVARQQVEAGAQIIDVNMDEGLLDAEKAMDTFLKLIASEPDIARVPIMIDSSKWSVIEAGLKCVAGKPIVNSISMKEGVEAFMDHARKVRRYGAAVVVMAFDEKGQADTLQRKVEICERAYRILVEQVGFPAEDIIFDPNIFAVATGIEEHDNYGVDFIEATREIKKRCPHVKISGGISNLSFSFRGNEPVRKAMHSVFLYHAIQAGMDMGIVNAGQLEVYDQIPAELRDACEDVILNRRSDATERLLELAPKYKGTGETVETRDAEWRSWPVEKRLEHALVKGIDQFVVADTEEARRQIARPIEVIEGPLMAGMNVVGDLFGAGKMFLPQVVKSARVMKKAVAHLLPYIEAEKTETSKPKGKIVMATVKGDVHDIGKNIVGVVLQCNNFEVIDLGVMVPFQEILKAANDNKVDMIGLSGLITPSLDEMVTVAEEMTRQGFKVPLLIGGATTSKVHTALRIAPRYEGTTVHVLDASRAVGVCTALTSESGAQARDFADRVAAEYEAIRIERADRGQEKLVPLAAARANGFRIDWSGYEPPRPAFTGTRLFSEYPLHELVERIDWTPFFRAWELAGTWPSILDDAVVGESAKKLYSDARKMLDRIVREKWLTAKGVVGFWPCRREGDDVVLFEDDTFTKEVSRLFFLRQQIEKRSPRANMCLADFISPRADWIGGFAVTAGHGIDEHLARFRADNDDYSDILLKALADRLAEAFAERLHERVRKTLWGYAPDEALANDELVREKYRGIRPAPGYPACPDHSQKPELFRLLNAGQNAGMTLTESFAMLPTAAVSGYYFAHPDAQYFGVARIGRDQVEDYARRRGLPLEQAEKYLRPNIGY